The Phaeobacter gallaeciensis DSM 26640 genomic sequence TGTGCCATCGGCCAGCACGGCTTCCAATCCTAGGATGTTATCGCGGGCCATGCCGTAACGGATCGCCTGAATGCCGCCGGCATTGGTCGAGACAATCCCCCCCAAGGTACAGCTGCCGCGCGAAGGCAGGTCGATACCGGGGGCCAGCCCATGCGGTTCAGCGACGTCGATCACCTGCTGCAGGGTGACACCAGCCTCAGCGGTAACAATGCCCTGCATCGGATCGAATTCCAGAATGCGGGTCATCTTCTCCAGCGACAAGGCGACCTGCCCCGGGGCCGTGGCAGTGCCTTGTACAAGCCCTGTCAGCCCGCCTTGGGGAACAATTGCCAGCCCATGTTCGGCGGCCAGCCTGCAGATTTCGCTGACCTCTTGTGCTGAGCCGGGAGTGAGCAGCACGCCGCCATCATAGCTGGCCGCGCAATAGCCGGTATTCCGCAGGGCGAGCTGCGCGCCGGTGATCACATTCCGCGCGCCGATTATTGAAGAAAATAGAGCGGAAACCTGACTTATGTCCATTGGATGTGCTTTCGATTACGCCCGATCTCAGCTGTCGGACTTGTCTTTGCGGTGCTCGTAGAGGGCCTTGGCGACGATGGCGATGGTGGTCAGAACCATCAGGATGACCGAGACCGCGGCGATGATCGGGTCAACGTTAAGGCGCAGCCCGTCCCAGATCCGTTTCGGCAGGGTGATTACGTCGATACCACTGACAAACAGGGTGACGGCAATCTCCTCCCAGGACAGCACCAGGCTCAGGAACCACGCCGAGAACAGCCCAAACTTGAGGTTCGGTAGCACCACCCAGAAGGTGGTCTGCATCCGCGAGGCGCCAAGGTTGCGTGACGCGAGCTCCAGCGATTTGTCGAGGCGCGAGGTGGCGGTCAGCATGACGATCACCGCAAAGGGGGTCACCATGATCACATGAGTCAGGATCAGCCCCGGATAGGTGTCGATCAAGCCGATGCGTGCCTGCAGGAAATAGATGATCACGGCTGATACCACTGGCGGCACCGCCATCGGCAACAGCGCCAGCCCTACCAGTGCCCCGCCATAGCGCGGCTGCCGGAACCAAAGTCCCAAGGCAAAGGCGGCGGCCAGAACCGTGGCGATCACGCTGCTGGCCAGCGCCACCAGCACGCTGTCGGAGATACTGGCGAGCCAGGCCTCGTCCGTCAGCAGCGCCTGATAGTGGCGCAGGGACCAGTCGCCCTTTGGAAGGGACAGGAACCGTTTGGGGGTGAAGGATACCGGGATCACAGCAACCAGCGGCATCAGCATGAAGAGGCCGGTCAGAATGGCGGCAAGTTTCAAAAGCCAGCCCTGCAAATTCGTTGGCTTGCGGATCATTTGACCAGCCTTTCCGGGCGGATGACCCTGAACAGCAGGCCCGCCATTACCGCGACCACGGCCAGCACTCCGATGCTGAGCGCGGCGCCAAAGCCCCAATTCGAAGTCTGGAACATCTGGATGTAGATGTATTCCGCGATCATCACGATTTTGCCGCCCCCAAGGATCGCCGGGGTGATGAAGAAGCCAAGGGCAAAGACAAAGACGATGATCACGGAGGCGAGGATACCGGGCACGGTGAGCGGCAGGAACACGTTCCAGAAAGTGAAGGTGGGACTGGCGCCCATGCCGCGCGAGGCAAGGAGCACCCGTGAGTCAATCTGGCGCATCACCGATGCAATCGGAAACACCGCGAAGGGCACAAGGAAATGCACCATGCCCAGGATCACCGAAGGCTCGGTCCTCACCAGTATGAGCGGCTCGGAAATGGCACCGATGGACAGCAATGTTTCGTTCAGAATGCCTTTGTTGCGCAGGATCACCACCCAACCAAAGGCGCGGATCAATACCGAGATCCAGAAGGGGATAAATATGCAGAGCTCCATGAACAGTTTTCGGCCGGGTGAGCCGAAAACCCAGTGGTAGGCCAGAAGATAGGCAAGCAGCACCGAGATGCCGGTGACCAGTATGCAGACGCGTGCGGTGCGCAGCATAATATTGAGTGCATCGGCGTCGGTCAGCATCCGCACATAGTTCTCGGCGCCCGGTTCGGGCCGGGAGACGGACCATCCGAAGACACCCAGAAGTGGCGCCAGATAGACCGCCAGGAACAGGGCAGGCAGTAGCCACATGGCAATGGTGTGTATATTGAACCGTGCGGCCATCCTGCTGCCCCCTCCTATGCTTTAGCTGCTGATTAGCGCCAGATATTTGTCCAGTGCAGTGCCATAGTGGTCTGCGTACCATTCCGCCTGTAGTACAATCTGACGCTCCAGATTTTCCTCCGAGCTTGCATCCACATGTTTCATCTCGTCCGAAACCAGCGCATGTGCGGCGGGGTTGGCCGGACCATTACCCAGTTCGTTCAGCAGGGTCACCTGATTGTCCGGGTTCTGAGCCAGAGCGATGAACTCCATTGCTGCCTTGGCACCGGCGGGGTTGCCCTTGATCACGGTCCAGCCAGACGGCGACACCAGCCCCTGATCAAAGGTCCAGTCGACCTCGCCTTCGGTGTCCTGTTTGGTCAGGTTCGCGCGGGTGTGCCACAGCAAGCCCATCGAGGCCTCGCCGTCGCGCAAAAGCTGCTGGCTTTCGGCGCCCGAGGACCAGAAGCTGATGATATGCGGCTTAAGCGCTTCGATCTTGGCTAGCGCGCGATCCACATCCAGCGGATAAAGCTCGGCAGGTGCAACGCCATCGGCCAGCAGTGCGGCCTCCAGCACGCCGGTCATCCATTTGTAGAGCGTGCGTTTGCCAGGGTATTTTTCCACGTCCCAGAAGTCGGCCCACGTGCGGGGGGCATCATCGCCGAACCGGGCGGCGTCATAGGCGATGACATTGCTGTAGAAATAGGACGGAACGTAGAATTCACCATCAAAGCCCGGTTCGATCTTGCTGCGGTCGACAATAGAGTAGTCGATCTTTTCCATCATCCCTTCGCGGCCCAGGCGGATCGCGGAATAGGGTTCCGCATCGCAGACGTCCCAGCGTACAGATTTGCTTTCATACTGGGTCTTCATTGAGCCTTCGAGGGGGCCGGATCCGTCGATTTTCAGCTTGTTTCCGGTGGCCGTTTCATAGGCCTCGGCAAAGGCTGCGGAGTAGGCATCAATCGCATCACCGCCCCAGTTGACCACG encodes the following:
- a CDS encoding ABC transporter substrate-binding protein, which gives rise to MNNFQRDCCELLAERFRSGRLDRRGFLTGLVALGAATVAAPGAQAAGKELVVVNWGGDAIDAYSAAFAEAYETATGNKLKIDGSGPLEGSMKTQYESKSVRWDVCDAEPYSAIRLGREGMMEKIDYSIVDRSKIEPGFDGEFYVPSYFYSNVIAYDAARFGDDAPRTWADFWDVEKYPGKRTLYKWMTGVLEAALLADGVAPAELYPLDVDRALAKIEALKPHIISFWSSGAESQQLLRDGEASMGLLWHTRANLTKQDTEGEVDWTFDQGLVSPSGWTVIKGNPAGAKAAMEFIALAQNPDNQVTLLNELGNGPANPAAHALVSDEMKHVDASSEENLERQIVLQAEWYADHYGTALDKYLALISS
- a CDS encoding ABC transporter permease; its protein translation is MIRKPTNLQGWLLKLAAILTGLFMLMPLVAVIPVSFTPKRFLSLPKGDWSLRHYQALLTDEAWLASISDSVLVALASSVIATVLAAAFALGLWFRQPRYGGALVGLALLPMAVPPVVSAVIIYFLQARIGLIDTYPGLILTHVIMVTPFAVIVMLTATSRLDKSLELASRNLGASRMQTTFWVVLPNLKFGLFSAWFLSLVLSWEEIAVTLFVSGIDVITLPKRIWDGLRLNVDPIIAAVSVILMVLTTIAIVAKALYEHRKDKSDS
- a CDS encoding ABC transporter permease, which produces MAARFNIHTIAMWLLPALFLAVYLAPLLGVFGWSVSRPEPGAENYVRMLTDADALNIMLRTARVCILVTGISVLLAYLLAYHWVFGSPGRKLFMELCIFIPFWISVLIRAFGWVVILRNKGILNETLLSIGAISEPLILVRTEPSVILGMVHFLVPFAVFPIASVMRQIDSRVLLASRGMGASPTFTFWNVFLPLTVPGILASVIIVFVFALGFFITPAILGGGKIVMIAEYIYIQMFQTSNWGFGAALSIGVLAVVAVMAGLLFRVIRPERLVK